A single window of Paenibacillus sp. SYP-B4298 DNA harbors:
- a CDS encoding methyl-accepting chemotaxis protein: MKKKKMKFPQLRIFSIANTLAVVLLVNIIVVFSLLGTILYTFTSQMIKSQQETLLLTKTQATVAEFDAFFKEKGSLVQQMATNQLFRRYIETTASPELALSSPYAAETHATLAAIVKAEPSFADAWVLSIEGKGFWLLHNGTASNAKFDVASRPYYEPIMAAKGLYFAEPYADVNTGELLMGIFYPITGDDEQVIGFVAVDIAFKDIPSIMKSYSLGSSGYSMLVSRTGDILYHPDESKVMKENLMTMTGDLGELGTKIMAGETGVSMIEEQGERRYIGYGTSADTGWVVALTVSEREALAALDTFGWIAKVGFIAAALLLVLACYITLRYILRGIPQLLSRIKQIEEGDLTVQFDSRSHNEIGQIGRGVGNMVQRLYGMIQMIGSTAHTLDRSSEELKSISSATASTMNDTVIAIHEIANATNYQSGETEHIYRKTAELSAQIDGIAQEAQSMVERMQQSAQQNDQALAVVEALSQRAESNKGATQAISAIIHEIDQSRTEISGFVETVQQIAQQTNLLALNASIEAARAGEHGRGFAVVAVEVRKLAEQAAAATEEISRKVRFIEEKTRLSVEHTATGLHIAEENAQAAEHTRQSFFQFSSDIEELALRIRQISSSTSVIHQHKDEIMQALEVISSTTEENSASTEEVSASTQEQLDSIEKVAELSGQLSGISKQLQQELGRFRI; encoded by the coding sequence ATGAAGAAGAAAAAAATGAAGTTCCCCCAATTGAGAATTTTCAGTATCGCGAACACATTGGCTGTTGTGCTGCTGGTCAACATCATCGTTGTCTTCTCTCTTCTAGGAACGATTCTGTACACCTTCACCTCACAAATGATAAAGTCGCAGCAAGAGACACTGCTGCTGACGAAGACACAAGCTACCGTAGCCGAATTCGACGCCTTCTTCAAGGAAAAGGGCAGCTTAGTCCAGCAGATGGCTACGAATCAGTTGTTCCGCCGCTACATTGAAACCACCGCTTCACCCGAACTTGCACTATCCTCCCCTTACGCAGCAGAGACGCACGCTACACTGGCTGCCATTGTGAAGGCGGAGCCGTCTTTTGCTGATGCATGGGTGCTCAGCATCGAGGGCAAGGGCTTCTGGCTCCTGCATAATGGCACGGCATCCAACGCAAAGTTTGATGTCGCCTCACGCCCGTATTATGAACCGATTATGGCTGCCAAGGGACTGTACTTTGCCGAGCCCTACGCTGATGTGAATACGGGGGAACTGCTCATGGGCATTTTCTACCCCATCACGGGCGATGATGAACAAGTCATTGGCTTTGTCGCTGTCGACATCGCATTTAAAGACATTCCCTCCATTATGAAGAGCTACTCGCTCGGGAGCAGCGGTTATTCGATGCTCGTATCCAGAACGGGGGACATATTGTATCATCCCGATGAGAGCAAGGTGATGAAGGAAAACCTCATGACAATGACTGGCGATCTGGGCGAGCTTGGCACAAAGATTATGGCCGGAGAAACAGGCGTCAGCATGATCGAGGAGCAGGGGGAACGACGCTACATCGGCTACGGTACCAGCGCAGATACCGGTTGGGTGGTCGCCTTGACAGTCAGCGAGCGCGAAGCTTTGGCCGCTCTTGACACCTTTGGCTGGATTGCCAAGGTAGGGTTCATCGCCGCAGCGCTGCTTCTCGTATTGGCCTGCTATATTACACTGCGCTACATATTAAGAGGTATTCCTCAGTTGCTCTCCAGGATCAAGCAGATTGAGGAGGGCGATCTGACCGTTCAATTCGATAGCCGCTCACACAATGAGATCGGACAAATCGGACGCGGGGTCGGCAATATGGTGCAGCGGCTGTATGGGATGATTCAGATGATAGGCAGTACAGCTCACACGCTGGATCGCTCATCGGAGGAACTGAAATCCATCTCCTCTGCCACAGCATCGACCATGAACGATACAGTCATCGCCATTCATGAGATTGCGAACGCGACCAACTATCAGTCGGGTGAAACCGAGCATATCTACCGCAAGACGGCCGAGCTGTCTGCTCAGATCGACGGCATCGCCCAAGAGGCGCAGTCGATGGTAGAGCGCATGCAGCAGTCCGCGCAGCAGAATGATCAAGCTCTGGCTGTCGTTGAGGCGCTGTCTCAGCGAGCAGAGAGCAACAAGGGGGCAACGCAGGCCATCTCCGCGATTATTCATGAGATAGATCAAAGCCGCACCGAAATATCGGGATTCGTAGAGACGGTGCAGCAGATCGCACAGCAGACGAACCTGCTGGCGCTCAATGCTTCTATTGAAGCGGCACGCGCGGGAGAGCATGGCCGAGGCTTTGCCGTCGTAGCAGTAGAGGTACGCAAGCTTGCAGAACAGGCCGCTGCAGCGACAGAAGAGATCAGCCGGAAGGTTCGCTTCATCGAAGAGAAGACCAGGCTATCGGTTGAGCACACGGCCACGGGCCTCCATATTGCCGAAGAGAACGCTCAGGCAGCAGAGCACACCCGACAATCCTTCTTCCAATTCAGCAGCGACATCGAGGAGTTGGCCTTGCGCATACGCCAAATTAGCAGCAGCACATCCGTTATTCATCAGCATAAGGATGAGATCATGCAAGCGCTGGAGGTCATCTCCTCTACGACGGAGGAAAACTCTGCCTCCACAGAGGAGGTAAGCGCCAGCACGCAGGAGCAATTGGACAGTATCGAGAAGGTGGCCGAGCTGTCTGGGCAGCTTAGCGGCATCTCGAAGCAGTTGCAGCAGGAGCTTGGCCGCTTCAGAATCTAG
- a CDS encoding sporulation protein Cse60: MIQVKEFVDTDSRLAEKSANEFLATLDEHQVVEVCYGSFIKQNPNQLSSQRSSILVVYRTGKA; encoded by the coding sequence ATGATTCAGGTGAAAGAATTTGTGGACACAGACTCACGTCTGGCAGAGAAGTCTGCAAATGAGTTTCTGGCTACGCTGGATGAGCATCAGGTAGTTGAAGTTTGCTATGGCAGCTTTATTAAGCAAAATCCGAACCAGCTCAGCTCACAACGCAGCTCGATTCTGGTCGTGTATAGAACGGGCAAAGCATAG